From one Luteipulveratus mongoliensis genomic stretch:
- a CDS encoding NAD-dependent epimerase/dehydratase family protein, with protein sequence MRVLVTGDRGYIGAVLVPFFQAAGHDVVGLDAGWYDGCDFGAPPTDYEQRTGDVRDARPEDLEGFDAVVHLAAVSNDPIGDLIASATYSVNADGAVHMAQVAKQAGVPRFLFSSSCSLYGAAGDGPVAEDADFHPVTPYGESKVRAEAGISALADDTFSPVYLRNATAYGSSPRLRADIVVNNLTGAAVTRGEVRLQSDGSPWRPLVHIEDISRAFLAALTADRDKIHNQAFNVGCDADVVQIRTIAERVAEVTSCPVTFAEGAGPDKRDYQVDFSKITAVLPDFAPQWSVPRGIDELYADMTERGLSSDEFERRFVRLAQVRELMDSGRLDEQLHMTAAPDVVATP encoded by the coding sequence ATGCGCGTGCTGGTCACTGGCGACCGCGGATATATCGGGGCGGTGCTCGTACCGTTCTTTCAGGCAGCCGGACACGACGTCGTCGGTCTCGATGCCGGGTGGTACGACGGCTGCGACTTCGGCGCGCCGCCGACCGACTACGAGCAGCGGACCGGCGACGTGCGCGACGCGCGGCCGGAGGATCTCGAAGGTTTCGACGCGGTCGTCCACCTCGCCGCCGTCTCGAACGACCCGATCGGCGACCTCATCGCCTCGGCGACGTACTCCGTCAACGCTGACGGCGCCGTACACATGGCGCAGGTGGCCAAGCAGGCCGGCGTCCCTCGCTTCCTGTTCTCCTCCTCGTGCTCTCTCTACGGTGCGGCCGGCGACGGCCCGGTCGCGGAGGACGCGGACTTCCATCCGGTCACCCCTTACGGCGAGAGCAAGGTTCGGGCCGAGGCCGGCATCTCAGCCCTCGCGGACGACACGTTCAGCCCGGTCTACCTGCGCAACGCGACGGCATACGGCTCCTCGCCGCGGCTGCGCGCGGACATCGTGGTCAACAACCTGACCGGCGCCGCGGTGACTCGGGGCGAGGTGCGGCTGCAGAGCGACGGCAGCCCGTGGCGCCCGCTGGTGCACATCGAGGACATCTCGCGTGCGTTCCTGGCCGCGCTCACCGCTGACCGGGACAAGATCCACAACCAGGCGTTCAACGTGGGCTGCGATGCGGACGTCGTGCAGATCCGGACGATCGCCGAGCGGGTCGCAGAGGTGACGAGCTGTCCCGTGACCTTCGCCGAGGGGGCCGGGCCGGACAAGCGTGACTACCAGGTCGACTTCAGCAAGATCACCGCTGTCCTGCCGGACTTCGCGCCGCAGTGGTCGGTCCCGCGCGGCATCGACGAGCTGTACGCCGACATGACCGAACGCGGTCTGTCCTCAGACGAGTTCGAGCGTCGTTTCGTACGCCTGGCCCAGGTCCGCGAGCTGATGGACTCCGGGCGGCTGGACGAACAGCTGCACATGACCGCCGCGCCCGACGTGGTCGCGACGCCATGA
- a CDS encoding class I SAM-dependent methyltransferase, with product MSTPLCRLCGTELEVTFVDLGMSPPCESFLAADELDQGETFYPLHVRICSECLLVQLPAYIPAEEIFSDYAYFSSYSDSWVAHAGRFVEDAIARRGLDDSSFVVEVASNDGYLLQHTIAKGIRSLGIEPAANIAQVANDKGIPTVSRFLGEAVGKTVAQEHGPADLVVANNVFAHVPDIVDFAKGLRALVADDGVVSIEIPHLQRLIEGRLYDTIYHEHFSYLSLLTTQRVLAAAGLTVVDVQELTTHGGSLRTWSVPTERATAPSDDVARVLAAEERAGLHTVEGHQGFADVVAAVRDDLIEFLIDCRRKGAVVAGYGAPGKGNTLLNHCGIRSDLLSFTVDRNPHKHGHFLPGTHIPIRPPEALDEERPDYVLILPWNLREEIAAQLAPLKASGTQLVVPLPALEVLP from the coding sequence ATGAGTACGCCCCTCTGCCGCCTCTGCGGCACCGAGCTCGAGGTCACGTTTGTCGACCTCGGGATGTCGCCGCCGTGCGAGAGCTTCCTGGCCGCCGACGAGCTGGACCAGGGCGAGACGTTCTATCCACTGCACGTCCGGATCTGCAGCGAGTGCCTGCTGGTGCAGCTGCCCGCCTACATCCCGGCCGAGGAGATCTTCAGCGACTACGCGTACTTCTCGAGCTATTCCGACTCGTGGGTGGCGCACGCTGGCCGGTTCGTCGAGGACGCGATTGCCCGACGTGGTCTCGATGACTCGTCGTTCGTGGTCGAGGTCGCGAGCAACGACGGTTATCTGTTGCAGCACACCATCGCCAAGGGCATCCGGTCGCTCGGGATCGAGCCGGCGGCCAACATCGCGCAGGTCGCGAACGACAAGGGCATACCGACGGTCTCCAGGTTCTTGGGCGAGGCCGTCGGTAAGACCGTGGCCCAGGAGCACGGGCCGGCCGATCTCGTGGTGGCCAACAACGTGTTCGCGCACGTCCCGGACATCGTCGACTTCGCCAAGGGCCTGCGCGCCCTGGTCGCTGACGACGGCGTCGTCTCGATCGAGATCCCGCACCTGCAGCGGCTGATCGAAGGTCGCCTCTACGACACGATCTACCACGAGCACTTCAGCTATCTGTCCCTGCTCACGACGCAACGAGTGCTGGCCGCGGCTGGCCTCACCGTCGTCGATGTGCAGGAGCTGACGACGCATGGTGGATCGCTGCGCACCTGGTCCGTTCCGACCGAGCGCGCCACCGCGCCGTCCGACGATGTGGCGCGGGTCCTGGCAGCCGAGGAGCGAGCCGGGCTGCACACCGTCGAGGGCCACCAGGGTTTCGCCGACGTGGTCGCGGCGGTGCGTGATGACCTGATCGAGTTCCTCATCGACTGCCGGCGCAAGGGTGCCGTCGTCGCGGGTTACGGAGCGCCGGGCAAGGGCAACACTCTGCTCAACCACTGCGGCATCCGCAGCGATCTGCTCTCGTTCACCGTCGACCGCAACCCGCACAAGCACGGCCATTTCCTGCCGGGCACCCACATCCCGATCCGACCGCCTGAGGCGCTGGACGAGGAACGGCCGGACTACGTGCTGATCCTGCCGTGGAATCTGCGCGAGGAGATCGCGGCGCAGCTGGCTCCGCTGAAGGCGAGCGGTACGCAGCTGGTCGTTCCGCTTCCGGCGCTGGAGGTTCTGCCATGA
- a CDS encoding glucose-1-phosphate cytidylyltransferase, which translates to MKVVLFCGGLGLRMRVGDDPRPKPMMSIGDRPVLWHIMRYYAHFGHTEFILCLGYGAEVVKDYFLHYDETASNDFVLSDGGRSIELMSTDISDWRITFVDTGLTTEIGERLRRVRPHLGADDTFLAHYGDVLTDAPLNEFIDTFERHDAAGSLMAVPPPGSFHLVRTGDDDLHVAGFQSARDLPMRINGGFFILRQEIFDFLEEGEDLVTDACAKAARAGRMLALPYDGFWAPMDTLKERATLEDLYRSGESPWTLWRSGTESIESRVPGATVGP; encoded by the coding sequence ATGAAGGTCGTGCTGTTCTGCGGTGGCCTGGGCTTGCGGATGCGAGTCGGCGACGACCCGCGGCCCAAGCCGATGATGAGCATCGGTGACCGCCCTGTGCTGTGGCACATCATGCGTTACTACGCGCACTTCGGGCACACCGAGTTCATCCTCTGCCTCGGCTATGGAGCCGAGGTCGTCAAGGACTACTTCCTGCACTACGACGAGACGGCGTCCAACGACTTCGTGCTCAGTGACGGTGGGCGCTCGATCGAGCTGATGAGCACCGACATCAGTGACTGGCGGATCACCTTCGTCGACACCGGCCTGACGACCGAGATCGGTGAGCGGCTGCGTCGAGTCCGCCCGCACCTCGGCGCGGACGACACCTTCCTCGCCCACTACGGTGACGTGCTGACCGACGCTCCGCTCAATGAGTTCATCGACACGTTCGAGCGACACGACGCCGCGGGTTCGCTGATGGCCGTCCCGCCGCCGGGGTCGTTCCACCTCGTGCGCACCGGCGATGACGACCTCCACGTGGCGGGGTTCCAGTCGGCGCGGGATCTGCCCATGCGCATCAACGGTGGCTTCTTCATCCTGCGGCAGGAGATCTTCGACTTCCTCGAAGAAGGCGAGGACCTGGTCACCGACGCCTGCGCCAAGGCGGCCCGCGCGGGACGGATGCTGGCGTTGCCGTACGACGGTTTCTGGGCTCCGATGGACACGCTCAAGGAACGGGCGACTCTGGAGGACCTCTACCGCAGCGGGGAAAGCCCATGGACGCTGTGGCGGTCGGGCACCGAGAGCATCGAGAGCAGGGTGCCAGGCGCGACGGTCGGGCCATGA
- a CDS encoding PIG-L deacetylase family protein, with product MIGLDLPAGPLSVVCLAAHPDDIEIGCGGTILALSERRSVAAHHLVLTGGEARQAEARVAADLFWGASGPASVETLGLRDGYLPAQWAETKDALEAFASRVQPDVLLAPRLDDSHQDHRLVASLVATAWRDTLVLNYEIPKWDGDLRPVTHYVPLTTEQAHRKVELLDKAFPSQSDRDWWDPETFLGLMRLRGIECRSRYAEGFVTAKAVLSV from the coding sequence ATGATCGGGCTCGACCTGCCCGCAGGTCCGCTCTCTGTCGTCTGCCTCGCTGCGCACCCCGATGACATCGAAATCGGTTGCGGCGGAACGATTCTCGCGCTTTCCGAACGACGTTCGGTGGCCGCGCACCACCTGGTTCTGACCGGCGGCGAGGCACGCCAGGCGGAGGCCCGCGTCGCCGCCGACCTGTTCTGGGGCGCTTCCGGCCCGGCCTCCGTGGAGACCCTCGGTCTGCGCGACGGCTACCTCCCTGCCCAGTGGGCCGAGACGAAGGACGCGCTCGAGGCCTTCGCCTCGCGGGTGCAGCCAGACGTCCTGCTCGCGCCGCGGCTGGACGACAGCCACCAGGACCACCGCCTCGTCGCCTCCCTGGTGGCGACCGCGTGGCGCGACACGCTCGTACTGAACTATGAGATCCCGAAGTGGGATGGGGACCTGAGACCCGTCACGCACTACGTGCCGCTCACCACCGAGCAGGCCCACCGCAAGGTGGAGCTGCTCGACAAGGCGTTTCCTTCGCAGAGCGACCGCGACTGGTGGGACCCGGAGACCTTCCTCGGGCTGATGCGGCTGCGCGGCATCGAGTGCCGATCGCGCTATGCCGAGGGCTTCGTCACGGCCAAGGCTGTGCTGAGCGTGTGA